The Arvicanthis niloticus isolate mArvNil1 chromosome 19, mArvNil1.pat.X, whole genome shotgun sequence sequence TATTCGGAGAGGCCCAGATTCCTGGCCCTGGGCACAGGGCAGTAGTTGTGGGAAGGCAAGCAGCCGAGGTATAGTCTTGTACTTGGGGGTGGGACAAGATGGGGTGCGGAGCTGGAGGCACACTAGACATATGGGGTACTCCACGACTGGGGCCGGGCCAGTTGTGCCTAGCCACATGTGCTGCAGAATCTGTAGCTGTAGGTCTTGTGCAATTCTGTGGTGCCCCACATGGGCCACCAGGGCTTTGGCAAGGGCCCCTGGGTCCTTGAATTCTGTAGGGTCCACCTTGCTTGGCACACATCCCCCTGCCACCCCAGAGGACCTGATGCTTCTGGATGGAGGCCACTGCCATGCTTGCTTGTTCCTCTGAATTCCTTGAGAAGATGACGTGGGGATGGGGGATGTGACCCTAGAGCTTTGAAAGTCCTGGAGGGATGAAGCAGACTGgtaggagtgaggagaggaattTTGTAgctgggaaagagaggaggagctggtaagagggggagagagacagagctgaTAGTTGGAGGGAAAGGTGGAGTGAGGAGAGGGGAGTTGTTCACCAAAATAAGTATAGTTTtggcaaaagcaagaggaggatcctgggagagaggaagagtagGGAAGAGGAACAAAGTCAGAATTCGAATCCAAAGAGTAGAAGTGAGGTCCAGGAGACGGGGTCTGTGTCAGAGCAGAAATTAAATATGCCTGCGTGGTGGTGGGCaaaggaaagtgggaagaagggagggtctgatggggagaaagagatgcTAAGTTGGGTGGAGGGGAGTCCATGAACTGTGAGAGGACCTGAGGGGGACACTCTGGGGGCACTGCATTCTGTAGCAGCACCTGGTCCTTGTTTTGATGCAACATTGTCTTGAATCCAGGTGGGAAGCAGATGGGGTGACAAGACTAGTGGTTATAGACCTAACAGTCAGTGTGGGGATCTCTGAAGCCAGCTGTGGCTTGTAGTTAAGATTGCCTTTTGTGCAGAGTGTGGCTGCAGCAGCTCGTTCTGCTGCAGGCATCAGCAGCAGGCCAAGGGGATAAGCGGCCTCTTCTACCTGGCTGTGGCGTGCTCAGTCCAGAGCCTGCATCTAATCTTGGCTCCTCACGTTTCCTCAGCCATTGGCTGGGGATGTAtggagatggagaatgagagcTGTCCCTGGGGAGCTGAGGGGTAACCGCAACTCTCTGGGTGGAATCAGGAGAAAGACACAGTCTGTAGGACctgcagagaaaaagacagaggtcAAGATGTCAGAATGATTGGTCGACTTCTGGATTCTGTGTCAGGTGCTCATTTCCAGTGTGAACTCAAGACCGTCAATGTGAGGTCTTTGGATGTAGTTCAGCTGCTACattgtttgtctagcatgcacaaagtcctgggcATGACTCCAACACCACGTAAGGGTGGCATgctggcacaagcctgtaatcgcTGTGGGGATATAaggagcttgaggctagcctgggctccatgagtctgtctcaaaacaacgaAGACCAGCACTTTGTCACCTTTGAGGTCAGAAAATCTGGCAAGGTGTTGTAGAGAAGGTTAGAAAATTGGAGATTATGGCTGGAAAGACTTAGGGACTGAGGGGAAATGGGCAGCAAAGAGCACTGAAGGCCAAAATGGGGAAAGGACTGGAGAGGACTGTGCGGTGCTTTACCAACTTGTGTGCCTTCCACCGTTTCAAAAGACACTTCCCCCAAATAGGGGACCTGGAAGAGAAAGTAGAGTCACAGAACAGTCTATCTACCTTCTTCCCGCCCCCACACTCAGACCCCTAAACTGACTCTGACCCAGGATTCCAGTCTGAGCAGTGCCCTTAGTCCTTTTTCTGGTACACAGAGCTCTTCTGCAGTATAGGGTTTTGTCCTAATCCTGACACACAGATTTTGTAACCATCCTAGTTTCCTGGCTCGATGGTGCCCCTGGCCTCTTGTCACCCTCAACACCTCaaccctcaatccttctccctcAGCCTGGCCTTGGCTCAGAAGGATTATCAGAGCCAGTGGCAGCAACAGTAGGGCCAGCTGGTAAAAGGCTCCAAGAGACTGAGGCTTTGCCTAAGGGGCAAAGCCCCAGTGGGAGCTGAGGGGCTCCTTCCCTGAAAGCAGCTCTCACTCTCTGGcatcaaaagcctgtgtcacAGAGATCAGATAATGACATCATagattctgccttctcctcaccctCAATGCTCTGGGTGTTTCTCAGGGACCTGCCAAGGCTGTTTTGGTAAAAATTTTCAGGTAGAATTGTTTGATGTACACCCACAAACCTAGCTCTGCTTGTCTGCTCTTAACATGTACAGCTCCAGGAGGCAGGGCTGAGCCTTGCAACTTCCTCATTGGCTGCTGTCTGAGGGAAGTAACTGTGCTCCATACCCTTTCACCTTTGGAATATTACTGTATATTTTAGAAGCTACTTcaaaagattttgtttatttagatgTATGTCACATGCTTGCATGTGCCATAGAAGGCCTGAAGAgggttggatcccctagagctagagtttTAGACACTTGTGAGTCTcctgatatgagtgctgggatctgaattccaggcctcacaagcagcaagtgctcttaaccactaaacatctcttcagccccttagctgttttctttttttattttattaaatggtttattttcttattctatgtgtattggtgtttcaCCTGTATGATGAATGTATGAGGGTgtgtctcagggtttctattgctgtaactaCCATGAGCAAaaaccaagttggggaggaaagagtttatttggcttatacatccagatcatagtccatcactgaaagaagtcagggcaggaactaaagcaggactggaaggaggagctgatgcagagtccatgCAGAGatactgcttactgccttgctacatatggcttgctcagcctgatttcttatagaacccaggaccaccagcccagaggtagcaccacccaccatgggatgggccctctcccatcaatctgtaattgagaaaatgccttacagttagatctaatggaagcatttcctcaactgaagctcctttctctctgatgactctagcttgtgtcaagttgacacacaaaatcagccagtacagggcatcagatcccttggaactggagtcatagacagtTGTGGGCCAGCttgtgggcgctgggaattgagtcctctggaggaacagctaATGTCTTAACCACTGCACCCTCTCTACAGAAAgtgaaaagtttcctatgaaagctatctaaggggagaAGTGAAAAGGTCCtaagtagagaaaagaaaacttctaTCAGGAAAAGGGAAAAGTTCTATTCTATGTGCTACTCTAAGTCATGTGTCACCAGACCCTGCTTGGAAATCCACACAGTTAACAGTTCTTTGGTCAGCTGGATTCCTGAGCAGATGCTAGTCCTGTATTCCCAGGAGAGAAATGGTTAGGGGGAAACAGCTCAGtgtagagatgaagcttcaggacaGGGAATCTCCTCTCCACCTGCATACTTTTCCAatgcctctttctgtctcctgttttatttcctgtgtttgagATGAACACATGTAACATTTCTATGCTATAGTCTTTTGTGTCTagacagaaggcaggcagagagcGGCTGGCATAGCTGGGTTCCATGCTGCCCTGGACTGGAGGCATATTAGCTTGGAAGCAGACAGCAAGCAACTGGAAAGCAGTTTGTTGAGGGACTGTCAAGTGAAAAAGGCAAAGGTTGTTTTTAGAgtgtataaaacagaaacaacacaccAAGGAGGTGAGGGGCAAGAAGAGAACCAACCAAAGCCACACTGCAATAAGCAAGTCTGTGGAAGGACAGGGCCATCCTGCTAGTGTGGGAGTCTCTGAGTGAAACTATTTAACATCTCAGCCTGGCACTGTGATGCTCTCCTGTCAGTCCAC is a genomic window containing:
- the LOC117723855 gene encoding proline-rich protein 30-like; its protein translation is MLHQNKDQVLLQNAVPPECPPQVLSQFMDSPPPNLASLSPHQTLPSSHFPLPTTTQAYLISALTQTPSPGPHFYSLDSNSDFVPLPYSSSLPGSSSCFCQNYTYFGEQLPSPHSTFPSNYQLCLSPPLTSSSSLSQLQNSSPHSYQSASSLQDFQSSRVTSPIPTSSSQGIQRNKQAWQWPPSRSIRSSGVAGGCVPSKVDPTEFKDPGALAKALVAHVGHHRIAQDLQLQILQHMWLGTTGPAPVVEYPICLVCLQLRTPSCPTPKYKTIPRLLAFPQLLPCAQGQESGPLRIGIGFGLYLPRGQAKALHLLPNKRRKRLVDVESQAETLQSQKPATRASVQTTGTIFQTGSL